The region AGGGTTTGAATCAGATAGATCCGGATAATCTCAGCCGACCCGGCGCCCAGGGATTTCATGATCGCGATGGTATCGAGCCTCTGTTCCAGATGCGCCCGCATCGCCATCGCTACGCCGACCGCGCCAAGCACAAGAGCCACCAGGCTCATCAAGGAAAGCAGGCTGGTCGCCCGATCGAGCCCCCGTGTAAGCGCCGGGTTGGTCTCGCGGTAGTCGATCACCTGCGACTCGGGCAGCAGCTTCTCCAGACGCTCCTTCAGGTCCGCAACCGTTTTATCCGAGATGGGAGTGCCGTCCTTCGGTTTCGGCAGCTCGAAGAGGTATCTCTGACCTGCATGGCTTCCCGGGGCGAGCAAACCGCTGGCGTCAAGTCCGGTGCGCGTGATGAAGACACGCGGCCCGGCAGCAAAGTTTCCGGAGAGGCGGTCTGGCTCGTTCACCACAATAGCGGCGATGCGAAAGATCCGACTTCCAATCTTAAGCGAGTCTCCTATGTTCAGGTGCAGTCGTACCAGCAGATCGTCCGCAACGACAACGGTATCGTCGTGTAGAACATCCTTCAGACTTCCCGCGGGCTGCAACTGGACGTCGCCGTAAAAGGGATACAGGGATGGATCGACCGCCTTCAACGAGACCAGCAGAGGATCAAGGGTCTTCGCGGAACTGGCCATCGAGAGCATTTCGGTGACCGGCGTCATCTGGACGGACTCCGCCTCTATCGCATCCAGCCCCTTCTGCTCCTGCGGGGTCGGCTGCTGGAACATCCGGGCCGAAAGATCGGCCGCCATGATGGAGCGGGCGCGATCCAGCAGCGCAGCGCGGAAGGTGGAGGAGAAACCGCGCACTCCCGTAAGCGCCGCAACCCCGATCGCGACCGAGAGAACGACGAAGAAGAATTTTCCTCGCGAGAAATGCAGCTCACGAATCGCGATCTTGAGTGCCGAACGGTAGGAGAGCGAGGCCATCTTATTTTTCCACCGTCAGGGAGACGGGCTGCTGAATCTCGTCCGAGATTACGCTGCCGTCGCGCAGCACAATGCGCCGGTCGGCGTACCCGGCAAGAACTGGATCGTGCGTTACCAGCACCAACGTCGTACCCAGCGTGCGATTCAGGTGCAGCAGCAAGTCCAGCACATGCGCTCCATTGGTCGTATCCAGATTGCCGGTAGGCTCATCGGCAAGAACGATGGGCGGTCGCAGAATGAATGCCCGCGCCAACGCGACCCGCTGCTGCTCGCCTCCGGAGAGTTGGACGGGGTAATGATCCAGGCGGTCGCTCAATCCCACGCTTTCCAGCAGTTCCCGTGCCCGCCGCTGCCCCTCGTTGGCGTCTGCGCTTTCTGCATTCAACTCATAAGGAAGGAGAACGTTCTCGAGTGCCGTGAGCGTAGGAACAAGCTGGTAGGACTGAAAGACGAAACCGACGGTTCTGCCACGAACTTTGGCAAGCTTGTCTTCAGGAAGATAAGAGATTGAGATCCCATTGAGACGAACTTCGCCAGCACTGGGAGTATCCAGTCCCGCAAGCAATCCCAAAAGCGTCGATTTTCCGCTGCCGGAGGCGCCCATGATGGCCACAAACTGCCCGCGCGCGACCGTGAAGCTGATCCCCTTGAGGATATCGACCGTCCGAGCGCCGTTCCGGATGGACTTACGCAAATCCTGGACCTCGATCATGGTGGCTGCTTCGGTCACTCTCTGCTCCCCTGCTCGGCCTGAGCTTCTTTGATAGATTCGTAGCAATGCGGCGCGTTGCAATTGTTCCTATACTAGCGGCTCTCCTGGTCTGTCTCTCAGGCTGCCGCTCCAGCCGGCCCACACAGCCGGAAACTTCGTCTCAGAGGCCATCGGAGCCGTCCACGATGCCTACAGCCGTCGAGCCGCCACCGGAACCTTCTCCCAGGCAGGATTCGCGGCCGCGGATCGTCTGCTTCGGCGACAGCCTGACGGCAGGCTATGGCACCGATCCCGGCCAGGCATATCCCGACTATCTACAGACTCTGCTCGATCAAAAGGGATATGAGTATCGCGTCGTGAACGCGGGCATCAGCGGCAATACCAGCAAGGATGGCGTCGCAAGGGTGGACCATATCGTCGCCATGAAGCCAGATATCGTCGTCGTGGAGTTTGGCGGAAATGACGGTCTGCGCGGCCTCCGGATCGCCGATACCCGGGCCAATCTCGACAAGATCCTCTCCACACTCAACCAAAGTGGGACAAAAGTCGTTCTTGCAGGTATTACGCTGCCCCCTGACTACGGCCAGGACTACATTCGCCAGTTCGACGAGAGCTATACCCTGCTGGCGAAAAAGTACCACGTCCCCATGATTCCCTTCCTGCTCAAAGGAGTCTTTGGCGTAGATGGCATGATGCAGGCCGACCGGACACACGCGACAGCGGCGGGCAATAAAGTGGTCGCGGAAAACGTTCGCGCGCTGATTCAGCCTCTGATGAAGAAGCCCTCTATCCGATCACAACGATAGGCTGCACCAGCGTACCGGCGATACGTCGTCCGATGGCCAGCAGATCAACCGGACTGGTAAAGATCTTCACCAGCGGGGACCGCGAGAAATCCGGCACATTGACCTGCATCCCATTCCGCAGCCTTCCAGCGGTCTGTTCGTCGACCGTCACGCTGGGGATCTCAGGAAGCAGCATGCGCGGATGTGGAAGCCTCGCCGCGATCTCAGGAGGAGACAGAGTTTTCAGTGCCTCTACACTCAGCGCATGATCGAGCGTAAAGGACCCCGCCCGCGTTCGGCGGAGCGATGACAGATGCGCTCCGCACCCGGCAAGCTGTCCAAGTTCGTGCGCTACAGAGCGCACGTAACCGCCGGCAGAGACGTGGATCGTAAAGCTCGCCTCATCTCCATCCAGCGAGAGCAGCTGAAAGTCGTGAACCGTGATGCGAGCCGCCTTGACGGGAACCTCGGCTCCTGCGCGAGCCAGCTTGTGCGCGGGAACCCCCTGAATCTTTTTTGCGGAGTAGATAGGAGGCACCTGGTCGATCTCGCCATGAAACCTCTCAGCCAGTTTCCGTAGCTGCTCCAGGTCCATCTCCAGAGGCGCTGGAGAAGATGTGGGTTCGCCTTCCGCATCAAAGCTGTCCGTCGAATAGCCGAAACGGATTCGGCCCTCGTACCACTTCTCCGATTGCCCGAAGAACTGGGCCAGGCGGGTGTATTTTCCCATCAGCAGGGGCAAAACTCCAGTTGCCATCGGGTCCAGGGTTCCCAGGTGCCCAATGGAACGCTCCCCTGTTGCCCGCCGGACGATTGCGACCACATCGTGCGAAGTCATGCCGGCAGGCTTATCCATCACTAACAAACCATTCATTCCATTGCCTAGTCTACTGGCTCGCCCTCCCCGCACGTGCGGTAAAACAAACGTTTTTCGGTACTTTCGTAAGCGGCAGAGGTCCTCTAGAAAGCGCTGCCGTTTCTGCGCACGAGCGAGAGAAACTCGTTGCGCGTCTGAAGCTGGGTTTTGAAGACGCCCAGCATGGCCGAGGTGACGGTAAGCGAGTGCTGTTTCTCGACTCCACGCATCATCATGCACAGGTGCTGCGCCTCCAGAATGACGGCTACGCCCTGAGGATCAATTGCCTCGGTGATCGCCTCGCCGATCTGCCGCGTCAGCCGCTCCTGCACCTGCAGCCGACGGGCAAAGACGTCCACCAGGCGTGGAATCTTGCTCAGGCCAATGACCTTGCCGTTGGGCACATACGCAACGTGCGCCTTGCCGAAGAACGGCAACATGTGGTGCTCGCACATCGAGAAGAACTCCACGTCCTTGACGATGACCATCTCGTCATAGTCGACATCGAACAGCGCCGCATGCAGCACGTCGGCGATATCCATCTTGTAGCCCCGGGTCAGGAAGGCCAGCGCCCTCTCCATGCGCTCCGGCGTGCGAATAAGGCCGTCGCGCGTGGGATCCTCGCCGATGCGGATCAAAAGCTCTCGGTAGAGGTCCTGCGTGGAGGCATCAGAGAGCGAAGCCTTTTCCAGTGTCGTTTCAGTGCTGATCATGTCCGGGCCTTTCTTGTGAGATTACGTCAGCGGGATTCTCAGCCGTCGCCAGCGTAGTCAAAGGAGTTATTGCCGGTCTCTTCAATATGGATGCGCTCCAGGTGTGCACCCGGAAAACCTGCAAAGATGCGATATACCTCAATAGATAGATTCTCCGTGGTCGAGACACGATACGCAAAGCACTCCAGTTCGTTCAGATTGGTGTGATCGAACCGTTCCAGAAGATTCTTCTGCGCAAAGGCATCCAGGTCGGCCAGGTTGCAGACCATTCCCGTCACCGGATCGACCCTGCCGCTCACGGTCACCTCGACCGTGTAATTGTGGCCATGCCCATGAGGATTGTTGCACTTACCGTAGACCTCGCGATTGCGTTCCTCCGCATAGGCCGGGCTGTTCAGCCGATGCGACGCGCTGAAGTGATAGCGGCGCGAGAGATAGGCCTTCATTCCTGCTCCCCGTAAAAGTCCGCAAACAGGTCCGGCATCTCGTAGACGCGAACGCGATGCAGCCGCGCGTTCGGAATCTTGTCCGCCAGCCTGTTCCAGATGGCGATCGCGATATTTTCGGTCGTCGGGATGCTCTCACGGAACTCCGGCACCTCAAGATTGAGATGGCGATGATCGTAGACCCGGATCACCTCATGCTCGAGGATGTCTTTGAGTTGCTTGAGGTCCACAACGAATCCCGAGACGGGGTCGACTTCGCCAGCGACCGTCACCTCAACGGTGTAGTTGTGCCCATGGCCGTTGCGATTTGCGCATTTGCCGAAGACCTTCAGATTCTCGTCTTCCGACCAGTCATCGACCCAGTAGAAGTGCGCGGAGGAGAACTCTGCCTTGCGTGTAAGAAAGATCATCTCGCCTCTTCTTCTAGTTTATGCCTCCGGGCTCTAAGCGAGCGAGAGCGCCCATGTCAGCTTCCCGTCGGATAGCTGCGCCCTTTCCAGACCACACTGCGCCGAATCTTGTGATGCAGCGTGCTCCGAACCAGCAAAAAGACGAACAACGGCACGCCGAGAATCGAAATTGCCACATCGGTATACGGAAAGTTCGATCGCGCCACACGGCCGTAAAACCGCCAGAGCGTTCTAAGCCACAGGAGTATAAGGATCCAGCGCTGCCAGCTGACGAGCCACGGAATCCCGAGCGCAAGCAGAGGCAGACCGAAGTAGAGAGCAACGTCGAGAACACGCCACGCAGCCAGGTAGATAGGCCGGGGAAAGAGAACCGCGAGGTTCTTGGTCCATCCTTCGATCATGTCGCGGGTGGTGCGATACATGCGCGTAGAAAGCGCGTCCGGAGCATAGCGAAAGCGGATGATCCGCTTGCTCTGCTTGATCGTGCGGGCCAGAGCGACGTCTTCAAGGACATCCGCGGCCACGGCGTGATGCCCCCCGATGGCAAAGTAGGCCTCACGCTCGACCAGCAGAAACTGACCGTTGGCCGCGGCGATGCTCCGTTTGGGGTCGTTGATCTCCGGCATGCGATAGACGCTGGCAAGCTCCGAGAAGACCAGCGGCATCACCGCCCGCTGCCAGAAGCCCGTGACAATCTGCCGGGGAGAATACGACAGAAGAACGGCATGGTGAACCTCCGCCTCGCGGATCGATCGCGACAGGTCGCCTGGCTCGTGAACCGTGTCAGCGTCGGTAAAGAGCAGCCAGCGGCCTCGCGCCTGTCGAGCTGCAGCCCAGCAGGCATTATTCTTCCCTGTAAAACGGATTGCATCCGCCGACAGCTCCGGAGCCTCGATGACACGGACTCCGGGATGCTCCTGGGCCATGGCAGAGGCGATGGATCGCGTCAGGTCGGTCGAGTGATCGTCGACCACGATCAGTTCCCACCGGCGCCCTAGCTCAAATCCTGGTTCTGACTGGCTTACCAGGGAGGCGAGACAGGCCGGCAGC is a window of Edaphobacter sp. 12200R-103 DNA encoding:
- the folE gene encoding GTP cyclohydrolase I FolE, whose translation is MISTETTLEKASLSDASTQDLYRELLIRIGEDPTRDGLIRTPERMERALAFLTRGYKMDIADVLHAALFDVDYDEMVIVKDVEFFSMCEHHMLPFFGKAHVAYVPNGKVIGLSKIPRLVDVFARRLQVQERLTRQIGEAITEAIDPQGVAVILEAQHLCMMMRGVEKQHSLTVTSAMLGVFKTQLQTRNEFLSLVRRNGSAF
- a CDS encoding 6-carboxytetrahydropterin synthase, whose product is MKAYLSRRYHFSASHRLNSPAYAEERNREVYGKCNNPHGHGHNYTVEVTVSGRVDPVTGMVCNLADLDAFAQKNLLERFDHTNLNELECFAYRVSTTENLSIEVYRIFAGFPGAHLERIHIEETGNNSFDYAGDG
- a CDS encoding 6-carboxytetrahydropterin synthase, which gives rise to MIFLTRKAEFSSAHFYWVDDWSEDENLKVFGKCANRNGHGHNYTVEVTVAGEVDPVSGFVVDLKQLKDILEHEVIRVYDHRHLNLEVPEFRESIPTTENIAIAIWNRLADKIPNARLHRVRVYEMPDLFADFYGEQE
- a CDS encoding glycosyltransferase family 2 protein, producing the protein MTEGVDEYDGNAGLELSVIVPARNEELSLPACLASLVSQSEPGFELGRRWELIVVDDHSTDLTRSIASAMAQEHPGVRVIEAPELSADAIRFTGKNNACWAAARQARGRWLLFTDADTVHEPGDLSRSIREAEVHHAVLLSYSPRQIVTGFWQRAVMPLVFSELASVYRMPEINDPKRSIAAANGQFLLVEREAYFAIGGHHAVAADVLEDVALARTIKQSKRIIRFRYAPDALSTRMYRTTRDMIEGWTKNLAVLFPRPIYLAAWRVLDVALYFGLPLLALGIPWLVSWQRWILILLWLRTLWRFYGRVARSNFPYTDVAISILGVPLFVFLLVRSTLHHKIRRSVVWKGRSYPTGS
- a CDS encoding arylesterase codes for the protein MPTAVEPPPEPSPRQDSRPRIVCFGDSLTAGYGTDPGQAYPDYLQTLLDQKGYEYRVVNAGISGNTSKDGVARVDHIVAMKPDIVVVEFGGNDGLRGLRIADTRANLDKILSTLNQSGTKVVLAGITLPPDYGQDYIRQFDESYTLLAKKYHVPMIPFLLKGVFGVDGMMQADRTHATAAGNKVVAENVRALIQPLMKKPSIRSQR
- the truB gene encoding tRNA pseudouridine(55) synthase TruB gives rise to the protein MNGLLVMDKPAGMTSHDVVAIVRRATGERSIGHLGTLDPMATGVLPLLMGKYTRLAQFFGQSEKWYEGRIRFGYSTDSFDAEGEPTSSPAPLEMDLEQLRKLAERFHGEIDQVPPIYSAKKIQGVPAHKLARAGAEVPVKAARITVHDFQLLSLDGDEASFTIHVSAGGYVRSVAHELGQLAGCGAHLSSLRRTRAGSFTLDHALSVEALKTLSPPEIAARLPHPRMLLPEIPSVTVDEQTAGRLRNGMQVNVPDFSRSPLVKIFTSPVDLLAIGRRIAGTLVQPIVVIG
- a CDS encoding ABC transporter ATP-binding protein, with product MIEVQDLRKSIRNGARTVDILKGISFTVARGQFVAIMGASGSGKSTLLGLLAGLDTPSAGEVRLNGISISYLPEDKLAKVRGRTVGFVFQSYQLVPTLTALENVLLPYELNAESADANEGQRRARELLESVGLSDRLDHYPVQLSGGEQQRVALARAFILRPPIVLADEPTGNLDTTNGAHVLDLLLHLNRTLGTTLVLVTHDPVLAGYADRRIVLRDGSVISDEIQQPVSLTVEK